The following coding sequences lie in one bacterium genomic window:
- a CDS encoding type II toxin-antitoxin system RelE/ParE family toxin yields MKIKYTKKFSQDIDKIKNQTTVKKRLWKLIQQIKETKELTTLKDVKKIQGYTEYFRIKVGDYRLGVKMKRDTVDMVRFLHRKEIYRYFP; encoded by the coding sequence ATGAAGATAAAATACACAAAGAAATTTAGTCAAGATATTGATAAGATTAAGAATCAGACTACCGTAAAAAAACGCCTCTGGAAACTTATTCAACAGATCAAAGAAACTAAAGAACTGACTACGCTGAAGGATGTTAAAAAGATACAGGGTTACACAGAATATTTTAGAATTAAGGTTGGGGATTATCGTCTGGGTGTGAAAATGAAAAGGGATACCGTTGATATGGTACGCTTTTTACACCGCAAGGAAATTTACAGATATTTCCCATAA